The following are encoded together in the Poseidonibacter lekithochrous genome:
- the purT gene encoding formate-dependent phosphoribosylglycinamide formyltransferase, whose amino-acid sequence MKFPAPLKSDSIKIMLLGSGELGKEVVIEAQRLGIETIAVDSYNDAPAMLVANKSYVINMKNKDEVLDVIRREKPTYILPEVEALSIEALFEAQHEGFHVIPNADAVNKTMNRKNIREFAAVQLGIPTSGYEFVTTLDGLEKAAKNIGFPCVIKPVMSSSGHGQSIARSPEDIPASWELAKEARGDASELIVEEFITFDYEITLLTVRNEKETVFCEPIGHIQQDGDYIFSWQPMNMSEIAKAKSEEIAKKITDGLGGRGLFGVELFVKGDDVYFSEVSPRPHDTGMVTMITQSQSEFALHVRAVLGLPLEYIDYGAGASAAYKAKGDTFNPSIDIFDSSFTKDSIIRVFGKPQSHEGRRMAVALTYDKDSSDKALQKAKEIIGNFHDN is encoded by the coding sequence ATGAAATTTCCAGCACCTCTAAAATCTGATTCTATCAAGATTATGCTATTAGGAAGCGGCGAGTTAGGTAAAGAAGTTGTAATTGAAGCACAAAGATTAGGAATTGAAACTATTGCTGTTGATTCTTATAATGATGCTCCTGCTATGTTAGTTGCAAATAAATCTTATGTCATCAATATGAAAAACAAAGATGAAGTTTTAGATGTAATTAGAAGAGAAAAACCTACTTATATTTTACCAGAAGTTGAAGCTTTAAGTATTGAAGCATTATTTGAAGCACAACACGAAGGTTTTCATGTAATTCCTAATGCTGATGCTGTTAATAAAACTATGAACAGAAAAAATATTAGAGAATTTGCAGCAGTTCAATTAGGTATTCCAACAAGTGGATATGAATTTGTAACTACTTTAGATGGTCTTGAAAAAGCAGCCAAAAATATTGGTTTCCCTTGTGTAATCAAACCTGTAATGAGCTCATCAGGTCATGGACAAAGTATTGCTAGATCACCTGAAGATATTCCTGCATCATGGGAATTAGCAAAAGAAGCTAGAGGTGATGCTAGTGAATTAATCGTAGAAGAGTTTATTACTTTTGATTACGAAATTACTTTATTAACTGTTAGAAATGAAAAAGAAACTGTATTTTGTGAGCCAATAGGTCATATCCAACAAGATGGAGATTATATCTTCTCTTGGCAACCAATGAATATGAGTGAGATTGCAAAAGCTAAATCAGAAGAGATTGCTAAAAAAATCACTGATGGTTTAGGTGGAAGAGGATTATTTGGTGTTGAATTATTCGTTAAAGGTGACGATGTTTATTTCTCAGAAGTAAGTCCTAGACCACATGATACGGGAATGGTTACTATGATTACTCAATCTCAAAGTGAATTTGCATTACATGTAAGAGCTGTTCTTGGATTACCATTAGAATATATTGATTATGGTGCAGGTGCTAGTGCTGCATATAAAGCAAAGGGTGATACATTTAATCCAAGTATTGATATTTTTGATTCTTCATTTACTAAAGATTCAATTATTAGAGTATTTGGTAAACCTCAATCACATGAAGGAAGAAGAATGGCTGTTGCATTAACTTATGACAAAGATTCATCTGATAAAGCTTTACAAAAAGCAAAAGAAATTATTGGCAACTTCCACGATAACTAA
- a CDS encoding diguanylate cyclase: MNSHVLKKSTILHIDQDKKTQDKYASLLEKHSKHVYKATDSTDIITTYNQYNPDIIVADIQHTDFDIFDLIRKIKEENPYQIIVINTDNHDKDIMLKAFEYDVDGYHLKSEEEDKLLSKLLYLAKKQDLRNNNLQKRETLENILENQSGLIFLTNFKSVSYASNSFLDFFDLSNKDDIYSRYENILDIFMPHKDYLHGKTKEEFIEQFSKARAVNKVVLLLGKDFNPKVFHINLDTVEHNNELFYIISLSNISLMQEKSHEVSHKAYVDNLTGISNRNKFEEVFDYEHKLFTRYKTPFCLAVLDIDHFKKFNDTYGHLIGDEVLSLMANQVNDNTRETDTFARWGGEEFILLMSNTKIEEAEVICEKLRVLIEEICHVIAGKITCSFGVTQIKDKDSLKSIMNRSDEALYEAKAAGRNQVIVRS; encoded by the coding sequence ATGAACTCCCATGTACTAAAAAAATCGACAATATTACATATTGATCAAGATAAAAAAACTCAAGATAAATATGCAAGTTTATTAGAGAAACATTCTAAGCATGTATATAAAGCAACTGACTCTACTGATATAATAACTACATATAATCAATATAACCCCGATATAATTGTGGCTGATATACAACATACAGACTTTGATATCTTTGATCTTATTAGGAAAATAAAAGAAGAAAATCCTTATCAGATTATTGTGATTAATACAGATAATCATGACAAAGATATAATGTTAAAAGCTTTTGAATATGATGTAGATGGTTACCATCTAAAAAGTGAAGAAGAGGATAAACTATTATCAAAACTTCTTTATTTAGCAAAAAAACAAGATCTAAGAAATAATAATTTACAAAAAAGAGAAACTTTAGAAAATATTCTAGAAAATCAATCTGGATTAATATTTTTGACAAATTTCAAAAGTGTATCTTATGCTTCTAATTCATTTTTAGATTTTTTTGATTTATCAAATAAAGACGATATTTACTCTAGATATGAAAACATTTTGGATATTTTTATGCCCCATAAAGATTATCTACATGGAAAAACTAAAGAAGAATTTATTGAACAATTTAGCAAAGCAAGAGCTGTAAATAAAGTAGTTTTATTATTAGGAAAAGATTTCAATCCAAAAGTTTTTCATATTAACTTAGATACAGTAGAACACAATAATGAACTATTTTATATTATTAGCTTATCAAATATTTCACTTATGCAAGAAAAATCACATGAAGTATCACATAAAGCCTATGTTGATAATCTAACTGGAATAAGTAATAGAAATAAGTTTGAAGAAGTTTTTGATTATGAACACAAACTATTCACTAGATATAAAACACCATTTTGTTTAGCTGTACTTGATATTGACCACTTCAAAAAATTCAATGATACTTATGGGCATTTAATTGGGGATGAAGTACTAAGTCTTATGGCAAACCAAGTAAATGATAATACAAGAGAAACAGATACTTTTGCTAGATGGGGTGGAGAAGAGTTTATTCTTCTTATGTCAAATACTAAAATTGAAGAAGCCGAAGTTATATGCGAAAAGCTAAGAGTGCTTATTGAAGAGATTTGTCATGTTATTGCGGGGAAAATTACTTGTAGTTTTGGAGTAACTCAAATAAAAGATAAAGACTCACTAAAAAGTATAATGAATAGATCAGATGAAGCGCTTTATGAAGCAAAAGCTGCAGGACGAAATCAAGTTATAGTTAGGAGTTAA